A stretch of the Coprobacillus cateniformis genome encodes the following:
- a CDS encoding AI-2E family transporter, translated as MIDKTHIVKNNKTMLYITYAILLAFVVFNYETVFSVVGYLLSLATPLYIAIIIAFILNIPMRKIEHLYGKKIKKKGLKRGLSITTTLILAIILLVLFSSFIIPKLGESISLIITNIFNYSNRLVTLVNDALAQFNVNYAINYDSIQQALTNMDLNSFLSKSGDLLGNAGINLIFQSIGIFGTFINAITSFIMALYLLANKETHLRQLKKIVTFFFGYKESLVIFDIGAEANHYFNGFVSGQLLECCILTSLMYAGFKISGMPFPELLAFIIGIASLVPMFGGFVGFGISFVLVLAVEPTQAIIFTLCFVIIQQFEANIIYPRVVGGAVGISGVYVLLSLVIFGNLLGFFGLLIAVPSMALIYAVGSRVVNIALYRKHIEVTDHSITKIDPDNL; from the coding sequence GTGATAGATAAAACTCATATTGTCAAGAACAATAAAACCATGCTTTATATAACATATGCAATATTATTAGCCTTTGTTGTCTTTAACTATGAAACAGTCTTTTCAGTTGTTGGATATTTATTATCTTTAGCAACACCGCTATATATTGCTATTATTATTGCGTTTATCTTAAATATTCCAATGCGAAAGATTGAGCATTTATATGGTAAAAAGATTAAGAAAAAAGGATTAAAAAGAGGACTGTCCATTACGACAACTTTAATCCTTGCTATTATTTTACTTGTTCTCTTCTCTTCATTTATTATTCCAAAATTAGGAGAGAGTATTAGTTTAATCATTACCAATATATTTAATTATTCTAATCGTTTAGTTACTTTAGTGAATGATGCATTGGCACAATTCAATGTGAATTATGCCATTAATTATGATTCTATTCAACAAGCATTAACCAATATGGATTTGAATAGTTTTCTTTCTAAAAGTGGAGACTTATTAGGAAATGCAGGTATTAATTTAATATTTCAATCTATTGGTATTTTTGGAACATTTATCAATGCTATTACATCGTTTATTATGGCTTTATATTTATTAGCTAATAAAGAAACACATTTAAGACAATTGAAGAAGATAGTTACATTCTTCTTTGGTTATAAAGAATCTCTTGTTATCTTTGATATTGGTGCTGAAGCCAATCATTATTTTAATGGCTTTGTATCTGGTCAGCTTTTAGAATGTTGTATTCTGACATCATTGATGTATGCTGGTTTTAAGATTTCCGGTATGCCTTTCCCTGAATTATTAGCCTTTATCATAGGAATTGCAAGTTTAGTTCCAATGTTTGGAGGTTTTGTGGGATTTGGTATCAGTTTTGTATTGGTTTTAGCTGTTGAACCAACTCAAGCTATTATCTTTACTCTTTGCTTTGTTATTATTCAACAGTTTGAAGCAAATATTATTTATCCAAGAGTTGTTGGTGGTGCTGTTGGGATATCTGGTGTTTATGTACTTCTTTCTTTAGTTATCTTTGGAAATCTCCTTGGTTTCTTTGGACTCTTAATTGCAGTTCCAAGTATGGCTTTGATTTATGCAGTTGGTAGCCGTGTTGTCAATATTGCACTTTATCGAAAACATATTGAAGTCACAGATCATTCAATTACAAAGATTGATCCAGATAATCTTTAA
- a CDS encoding ABC transporter permease produces the protein MNKSTLKYIGKRVIISIITLLVILAVLFIMIKFLPGTPFNNEKLSPAQRAAIMAKYGLDQPIIVQFFTYLKNMLTGDFGVSFNMYKDMPVATLVGDAAQISFSLGISAVIFGTVIGMALGVFAALHKNTFWDTFATILSVIGVSVPSFVFALLILIFLGSQLHILPTMYDSNDAIYSSIMPVLALSVGVIANVARFTRTEMISVLGSEYMTLAKAKGLDKNTLIMKHALRNALIPVITILAPILVNLMTGTMVVEKICSVPGLGTLLIGSILTNDYNIIMACSFLYAAMYIIMMLVIDVSYGIIDPRIRLGKDD, from the coding sequence ATGAATAAGTCAACACTCAAATATATTGGAAAACGTGTGATTATCTCAATCATTACTTTGCTTGTCATCTTGGCTGTCTTATTTATCATGATTAAGTTTTTGCCAGGGACACCATTTAACAATGAAAAGTTAAGTCCAGCACAAAGAGCAGCAATCATGGCAAAGTATGGTTTGGATCAGCCAATTATCGTACAGTTTTTCACTTATTTAAAAAATATGTTAACAGGAGATTTTGGTGTTTCTTTTAATATGTATAAAGATATGCCAGTTGCAACACTGGTAGGAGATGCTGCACAAATATCATTTAGTTTAGGAATTTCAGCTGTTATTTTTGGAACAGTTATTGGCATGGCATTAGGTGTATTTGCAGCATTGCATAAAAATACCTTTTGGGATACATTTGCAACAATTTTATCCGTTATAGGGGTATCAGTTCCATCGTTTGTTTTTGCCTTACTGATTTTAATATTCTTAGGCAGTCAATTGCATATATTACCAACCATGTATGATTCCAATGATGCTATCTATTCTTCGATTATGCCTGTTCTTGCTCTATCAGTAGGGGTTATTGCCAATGTCGCCCGTTTTACGAGAACAGAGATGATTTCAGTTCTGGGAAGCGAATATATGACCTTGGCTAAGGCAAAAGGTTTAGATAAAAATACATTGATTATGAAACATGCACTTAGAAATGCATTGATTCCAGTCATCACAATTTTAGCACCAATCCTAGTCAACTTAATGACGGGAACAATGGTTGTCGAAAAGATTTGTAGTGTCCCTGGATTAGGAACATTATTAATTGGAAGTATTTTAACAAATGATTATAACATAATTATGGCATGTTCATTTTTATATGCAGCAATGTATATTATTATGATGTTAGTGATTGATGTTTCTTATGGTATCATCGATCCAAGAATTAGATTAGGAAAGGATGATTAG
- a CDS encoding peptide ABC transporter substrate-binding protein: protein MKKLKALVAAGLAVAMLVGCGSDSGTSGKTFTFASELDIKNLDSSDADDGMSFNAMHACIDGLMGLDKDGKITEALAEKVDVSDDGLTYTFHLRDAKWSNGDAVTANDFVYAWQRIMKKNGNYAYMLGSDGAALVGADEILAKMDNKQDITQADLDKMGVKATDEKTLEVKITRKISYFKELMTFPCYYPINQKFCEEKGDQYAKSAENVLSCGAFVMKTWKPGNKATYEKNKDYWNADAVKIDNLVMNLVQEPKAAATNFEGGKNDFAPINSDLVDKYKDDDSYQTFNEGYLFYLSLNFKTKELANANVRKALSLAINREDFTANILKDGSKAARGFIPAELSTGPDGKDFRDTAATFTAYDTTKAQEALDAGLKELGVSSIKLRLTYGTDESPMDQLATYLQNSFSKLKGLEIEMVATTKQDRIYTKQKNGDYDICCTRWGPDYGDPTTYLNLLLTNNSNNYGKYTSSAFDGKMDQAKQASDDTQRWTYLQEAEKIAMDDYAYIPVFEKGTAVLQNTKVSGLVHKPVGVPYTFTYVDIAE, encoded by the coding sequence ATGAAAAAACTAAAAGCTTTAGTTGCTGCAGGGTTAGCAGTAGCAATGTTAGTTGGATGTGGTTCAGATAGTGGAACAAGTGGTAAAACATTTACTTTTGCTAGTGAATTAGACATCAAAAATTTAGATTCATCAGATGCAGATGATGGTATGTCATTTAATGCAATGCATGCTTGTATTGATGGATTAATGGGGTTAGATAAAGACGGAAAAATTACTGAAGCATTAGCAGAGAAAGTTGATGTAAGTGATGATGGTTTAACTTACACTTTCCATTTAAGAGATGCAAAGTGGTCAAACGGGGATGCTGTGACAGCAAATGATTTTGTTTATGCATGGCAAAGAATTATGAAAAAGAATGGTAACTATGCTTATATGTTAGGTAGTGATGGTGCGGCATTAGTTGGTGCTGATGAAATTCTTGCAAAAATGGATAACAAACAAGATATTACTCAGGCTGATTTAGATAAGATGGGTGTAAAAGCTACTGATGAAAAAACATTAGAAGTAAAAATCACACGTAAGATTTCTTATTTTAAAGAATTAATGACTTTCCCTTGCTATTATCCAATTAATCAAAAGTTCTGTGAAGAAAAAGGTGACCAATATGCTAAGAGTGCTGAAAATGTATTATCTTGTGGTGCTTTTGTGATGAAAACATGGAAACCTGGAAATAAGGCAACTTATGAAAAGAATAAAGATTATTGGAATGCTGATGCTGTGAAGATTGATAACTTAGTTATGAATTTGGTTCAAGAACCAAAAGCAGCTGCAACAAACTTTGAAGGTGGAAAAAATGATTTTGCACCAATCAATTCTGATTTAGTAGATAAATATAAAGATGATGATTCTTATCAAACTTTTAATGAAGGATATTTATTCTATTTAAGTTTAAACTTTAAAACAAAAGAATTAGCAAATGCAAATGTGAGAAAAGCATTATCATTAGCTATTAATAGAGAAGACTTTACAGCAAATATCTTAAAAGATGGTTCTAAAGCCGCAAGAGGATTTATTCCTGCTGAATTGTCAACTGGACCAGATGGTAAAGATTTCCGCGATACTGCCGCAACATTTACTGCTTATGATACAACAAAAGCTCAAGAAGCATTAGATGCAGGATTAAAAGAATTAGGAGTTTCAAGTATTAAATTAAGATTAACTTATGGTACAGATGAATCACCAATGGATCAATTAGCAACTTATTTACAAAATTCATTCTCTAAATTAAAAGGTTTAGAAATTGAAATGGTTGCAACAACAAAACAAGATAGAATCTATACAAAACAAAAAAATGGAGACTATGATATTTGTTGTACTCGTTGGGGACCAGACTATGGAGATCCAACAACTTACCTTAACTTGTTATTAACTAATAATTCTAACAACTATGGTAAATATACAAGTTCAGCATTTGATGGAAAAATGGATCAAGCAAAACAAGCTAGTGATGATACACAACGTTGGACTTATTTACAAGAAGCAGAAAAGATTGCAATGGATGATTATGCATACATTCCTGTATTTGAAAAAGGAACAGCAGTTCTTCAAAATACAAAGGTTTCTGGATTGGTTCATAAACCAGTAGGTGTACCTTATACATTTACTTATGTAGACATTGCTGAATAG
- a CDS encoding ABC transporter permease, giving the protein MDKFEFLETDFEFVGDKQDITKDVVAPAVPAWKDAMRRFSKNKGAVIGFAFIVVVILLAIFAPMLSHWKFDDINTAIKNVEPNATHWFGTDAYGRDLWVRLWTGTRYSLFIAVAAIFIDVVIGMTYGLISGYFGGKVDAIMQRFQEIMNSIPTLVVLILLMMVMKASLTTIIIALAFTEWIGMSRITRAQVLKVKEDEFVLASRTLGASDFFIIFKEILPNIYSQMIIMVMMSIPNAIFYEAYLSFVGLGLPIPMASLGTLINDGFNSFLVYPYMMIIPAVVLSILMLSFNLFGDGLRDALDPTMKEM; this is encoded by the coding sequence ATGGATAAGTTTGAGTTTTTAGAAACTGATTTTGAATTTGTTGGCGACAAGCAAGACATCACTAAAGATGTTGTAGCACCTGCAGTTCCTGCATGGAAAGATGCAATGCGTCGTTTCTCTAAGAATAAAGGAGCAGTTATTGGTTTTGCATTTATTGTTGTTGTGATTCTATTGGCTATTTTTGCACCAATGTTGTCTCATTGGAAATTTGATGATATTAATACAGCTATAAAGAATGTAGAACCAAATGCAACACATTGGTTTGGAACTGATGCTTATGGTAGAGATTTATGGGTTCGTTTGTGGACAGGGACACGTTATTCATTGTTTATTGCAGTTGCAGCTATTTTTATTGATGTTGTTATTGGAATGACATATGGTTTGATTTCAGGATATTTTGGTGGGAAGGTTGATGCGATTATGCAGCGTTTCCAGGAAATTATGAATTCTATACCAACATTGGTTGTCTTAATTTTATTAATGATGGTTATGAAAGCATCTTTAACAACAATTATTATTGCTTTGGCATTTACAGAATGGATTGGAATGAGTCGTATTACAAGAGCACAGGTTCTTAAAGTGAAAGAAGATGAGTTTGTTTTGGCTTCACGTACTCTTGGTGCAAGTGATTTCTTTATTATCTTTAAAGAAATTTTACCAAATATTTATAGTCAAATGATTATCATGGTTATGATGTCTATTCCAAATGCAATTTTTTATGAAGCATATTTATCTTTTGTTGGTTTAGGATTACCAATTCCAATGGCTTCACTTGGAACATTAATTAATGATGGTTTTAATAGTTTTTTGGTATATCCATATATGATGATTATTCCAGCAGTTGTGTTATCAATTTTAATGTTAAGTTTTAACTTATTTGGAGATGGACTTCGTGATGCATTAGATCCAACAATGAAGGAGATGTAG
- a CDS encoding ABC transporter ATP-binding protein → MESKQPILVVKDLKQHFKINRNFTVKAVDGISFEIMPGETYGLVGESGSGKSTTGRSIIRLYKPTDGSIIFNGEDISGKMSKNALKDLRTNMQMIFQDPMACLNPRKKVLDIIAEGLDIHKAYSSIQERNEKVYEILELVGLSREHASRYPHQFSGGQRQRIGIARALIMNPDLIIADEAISALDVSIQAQVVNLMKKIQKETNIAYLFIAHDLSMVKYISDRIGVLHLGHLVETGTAEEIFNNPLHPYTKSLLSAIPHPNPTVEKTRTSLTYDYNKSGLDYEAGIQNKVTETHYVLGTEKELKSFIEHQNDKI, encoded by the coding sequence ATGGAAAGTAAACAACCTATCCTTGTTGTTAAAGATTTAAAACAACATTTTAAGATTAATCGTAATTTTACAGTTAAAGCAGTTGATGGTATTTCTTTTGAAATTATGCCAGGAGAAACATATGGACTTGTTGGAGAATCTGGTTCAGGAAAATCAACAACGGGGAGAAGTATTATTCGTTTATATAAACCAACTGATGGTTCCATTATCTTTAATGGTGAAGATATTTCAGGGAAAATGAGTAAGAATGCTTTAAAAGATTTACGTACTAATATGCAAATGATATTTCAAGATCCAATGGCATGTTTAAACCCTAGAAAAAAGGTTCTTGATATTATTGCAGAGGGATTAGATATTCATAAAGCTTATTCTTCAATTCAAGAAAGAAATGAGAAAGTTTATGAAATCTTAGAACTTGTCGGTCTTTCTAGAGAACATGCTTCACGTTATCCACATCAATTCTCAGGGGGACAACGTCAACGTATTGGCATAGCAAGAGCATTAATTATGAATCCCGATTTAATTATAGCTGATGAAGCTATTTCAGCTTTGGATGTTTCTATTCAAGCTCAAGTTGTCAATTTAATGAAAAAGATTCAAAAGGAAACAAATATTGCTTATTTGTTTATTGCCCATGACTTATCAATGGTCAAATATATTAGTGACCGTATAGGTGTTTTACATTTAGGACATTTAGTAGAAACAGGAACTGCTGAAGAAATATTTAATAATCCACTCCATCCATATACCAAATCATTATTATCAGCAATTCCTCATCCAAATCCAACTGTTGAAAAGACAAGAACTTCTTTGACATATGATTATAATAAAAGTGGATTGGATTATGAAGCTGGTATCCAAAACAAAGTCACTGAAACACATTATGTACTTGGGACAGAAAAAGAATTGAAATCATTTATTGAACATCAAAATGATAAAATTTGA
- a CDS encoding DJ-1 family glyoxalase III, with translation MKAIVLFKEGFEELEALSVVDVLRRADVKCDMLGMDSMEVISSHGVKVTMDCLFDESAYEADVVVLPGGMPGASSLRSDQRVIDILKDFNQKGKWIAAICAGPISLEKAGIIENKQFTCYPGFENEIPSGIYQDSFTCIDQNIITGRGPAAALEFAYTILEKLGVSSTNISQAMQYHYLKK, from the coding sequence ATGAAAGCAATAGTGTTATTTAAAGAAGGTTTTGAAGAATTAGAGGCGTTGAGTGTTGTGGACGTGTTAAGGCGTGCTGATGTAAAATGTGATATGTTAGGTATGGACAGTATGGAAGTTATAAGTTCACATGGTGTTAAAGTGACAATGGATTGTTTATTTGATGAATCAGCATATGAGGCAGATGTTGTTGTATTGCCAGGTGGTATGCCAGGAGCATCTTCGTTGAGAAGTGATCAAAGAGTTATTGATATTTTAAAGGATTTTAACCAAAAAGGAAAATGGATTGCAGCAATTTGTGCTGGGCCAATCTCTTTAGAAAAAGCAGGTATTATAGAAAATAAGCAGTTTACGTGTTATCCTGGATTTGAAAATGAAATACCTTCAGGTATTTATCAAGATTCATTCACTTGTATTGATCAAAATATTATTACAGGTAGAGGACCAGCTGCTGCATTGGAGTTTGCATATACAATACTTGAGAAATTAGGTGTAAGTTCGACAAATATTTCCCAGGCAATGCAGTATCATTATTTAAAGAAATAA
- a CDS encoding YaaA family protein — protein sequence MKIIIAPSKTMKYKDSGFELTEQFFPEQTQYLQTLLKQYNDETLCELMKISYKQATQVYHYFHQTYPSYPALSLYQGTVFKQLELDQYKNHLDYLNSHLRIMSAYYGTLKYNTGITPYRLDMTMKLPHVNLYEYWYTPLYQHFENEDFIISLASKEFTMMLHHPHIYFIDFMERKDNQFKRNAMIIKKARGQMLNQMILQEVHTLEDIQKLNIDGFTYNPIYNQEGTLAFVR from the coding sequence ATGAAGATTATTATCGCACCAAGTAAAACAATGAAGTATAAAGACAGTGGCTTTGAATTAACTGAACAATTCTTTCCTGAGCAAACACAATATCTCCAGACACTCTTAAAACAATATAACGATGAAACTCTATGTGAGCTTATGAAAATATCATATAAACAAGCAACTCAAGTTTATCATTATTTTCATCAAACATACCCGTCTTATCCTGCATTATCCTTATATCAAGGAACTGTTTTTAAACAACTAGAACTTGATCAATATAAAAATCATTTAGATTATCTTAACTCACATCTTAGAATCATGTCTGCTTACTATGGAACATTAAAGTACAATACAGGTATAACGCCATATCGTTTAGATATGACAATGAAACTTCCACATGTAAATCTCTATGAATATTGGTATACCCCTCTCTATCAGCATTTTGAGAATGAAGATTTTATTATTTCATTAGCATCAAAAGAATTCACAATGATGTTGCATCATCCTCATATTTACTTTATTGATTTTATGGAAAGAAAAGATAATCAATTCAAAAGAAATGCAATGATTATTAAAAAAGCGAGAGGTCAGATGCTTAATCAAATGATATTACAAGAAGTACATACTTTAGAGGATATTCAAAAACTAAATATTGATGGCTTTACATACAATCCAATATATAATCAAGAAGGTACACTTGCTTTTGTGAGATAA
- a CDS encoding ABC transporter ATP-binding protein: MADRERILKIRDLSISFQTDAGQVNAIRGVDLDLYKGETIAIVGESGSGKSVTTKAIMGILANNGKIESGSIEYVWHDENTGERQERDIVKLSEREMQKEIRGRKIAMVFQDPMTSLNPTMTIGKQVMEPMIYHYGKSKEEAYQKAVELLQEVGITDAEKRMKNYPHQLSGGMRQRVVIAIALSCDPYVLICDEPTTALDVTIQATILELIQDIQRKKDLSVIYITHDLGVVAKVADFVNVMYAGKIIETGTINEIFYDPRHPYTWGLLSSMPDLDTDDDELYTIPGTPPNLAHEIKGDAFAPRNQFALNIDLRVEPPMFDVPGSNSHKVASWLMHEKAPKVEMPETLKKRIEKMKEEGLANGK, translated from the coding sequence ATGGCTGATAGAGAAAGAATTTTAAAAATCAGAGATTTAAGTATCTCATTTCAAACTGATGCTGGACAAGTCAATGCTATTCGTGGAGTTGATCTTGATTTATATAAAGGTGAAACAATTGCCATTGTAGGTGAGTCTGGTTCTGGGAAATCAGTTACAACAAAAGCTATTATGGGGATATTGGCGAACAATGGAAAGATTGAAAGTGGTTCAATTGAATATGTTTGGCATGATGAAAATACTGGAGAAAGACAAGAACGAGATATTGTTAAATTAAGTGAACGTGAAATGCAAAAAGAAATCCGTGGACGTAAAATCGCAATGGTTTTTCAAGATCCTATGACTTCATTAAATCCTACTATGACAATTGGAAAGCAAGTTATGGAACCAATGATTTATCATTATGGAAAGTCTAAAGAAGAAGCATATCAAAAAGCAGTTGAACTGTTACAAGAAGTTGGGATTACAGATGCTGAAAAGCGTATGAAGAATTATCCTCATCAACTCTCAGGAGGAATGAGACAGAGAGTTGTCATTGCCATTGCTTTATCTTGTGATCCATATGTATTGATTTGTGATGAACCAACGACTGCTTTGGATGTAACAATTCAAGCAACAATCCTTGAATTGATTCAAGATATACAAAGAAAAAAAGATTTGTCAGTTATTTACATTACTCATGATTTAGGTGTCGTAGCAAAGGTAGCTGATTTTGTTAATGTTATGTATGCAGGTAAAATTATTGAGACTGGAACGATTAATGAAATTTTCTATGATCCACGTCATCCTTATACTTGGGGGTTATTATCATCAATGCCAGATTTGGATACAGATGATGATGAACTTTATACAATTCCTGGCACACCACCTAATCTTGCTCATGAGATTAAAGGAGATGCTTTTGCACCAAGAAATCAGTTTGCCTTAAACATTGATTTAAGGGTTGAACCACCAATGTTTGATGTTCCTGGTTCAAACAGTCATAAAGTTGCAAGCTGGTTAATGCATGAAAAAGCACCTAAGGTAGAAATGCCTGAAACGCTGAAGAAACGTATAGAGAAAATGAAAGAGGAGGGGTTAGCAAATGGAAAGTAA
- a CDS encoding DUF2871 domain-containing protein — MKKMIKVSFIYVILALVGGVFYREFTKLNGFTGTTVLANIHVHLMVLGTFMFMILALFSQRTNLISEKKFKYFMIVYNGGLLITVIMLMMRGVLQVLGTSVSSGMNAAISGIAGIGHILLGVGLIILMVILLKLSEKENEHESNSVI; from the coding sequence ATGAAGAAAATGATTAAAGTTTCATTTATATATGTTATACTTGCTTTAGTAGGTGGTGTTTTTTATCGTGAATTTACGAAATTAAATGGTTTTACTGGAACAACAGTTTTAGCGAATATCCACGTTCATCTTATGGTTTTAGGAACTTTTATGTTTATGATTTTGGCATTATTTAGTCAACGTACAAATTTGATTTCTGAAAAGAAGTTTAAATATTTTATGATTGTATATAATGGTGGACTTCTTATAACTGTTATAATGCTGATGATGAGAGGTGTTCTACAGGTATTAGGAACATCAGTAAGTTCAGGGATGAATGCAGCTATTTCTGGTATTGCTGGAATTGGACATATTTTATTAGGTGTTGGACTTATAATACTAATGGTAATTTTACTCAAATTAAGTGAAAAGGAGAATGAACATGAAAGCAATAGTGTTATTTAA
- a CDS encoding MATE family efflux transporter has product MDFINGKLKPIYFKYLAAAFGSALITSIYSIVDMAIVGQYQGPDGTAALAVVAPIWNIIFSLGLLMGIGGSIIFSTLKGSSDQNTHSQNEYFSTAVIGSLLLAVIFWIVIIFFDKQLLTFFGAKDNLMPLALEYLIPIKFVIPCFLFTQMLAAFLRNDNSPTLATVAVLLGGVFNIFGDYTFVFLFDMGIFGAGLATAIGSVISCFIMLLHFLSKSNTLYLVKPTHIFLKFKKICVTGFSTFFIDIAMGILTILFNRQIMKYLGTNALSIYGIIVNISTFVQCCAYSVGQASQPIISMNYGAKQGDRIKETLKYALCSVAFFSILWSALSLCIPNIFVTFFMKPTDEILAMAPAIISIYGLSFILLPFNIFSTYYFQALLKPQISFIISITRGLIVSGILIFLLPLLNVHYIWFTMLFTEIIVAFFSVISMIYYTKSLPAKTH; this is encoded by the coding sequence ATGGATTTCATAAATGGAAAACTAAAACCAATTTATTTCAAATATCTTGCTGCAGCCTTTGGGAGTGCATTAATCACATCCATTTATTCTATTGTTGATATGGCTATTGTTGGACAATATCAAGGACCTGATGGAACAGCTGCATTAGCAGTTGTGGCACCTATATGGAATATTATATTTAGTTTAGGACTGCTTATGGGTATAGGTGGTTCTATCATATTTAGCACTTTAAAAGGAAGTTCAGATCAAAACACTCACAGTCAAAATGAATATTTTTCAACTGCTGTCATAGGTTCTCTTCTTTTGGCTGTCATATTTTGGATTGTCATTATCTTCTTTGACAAACAACTCCTTACATTTTTTGGAGCCAAAGACAATTTAATGCCATTAGCCTTAGAATACTTAATTCCCATAAAATTTGTTATTCCATGTTTTTTATTCACACAAATGTTAGCTGCATTTTTAAGAAATGATAACAGTCCTACATTGGCGACTGTAGCTGTCCTCTTAGGTGGCGTTTTCAATATATTTGGTGATTATACTTTTGTCTTTCTTTTTGATATGGGTATCTTTGGAGCGGGATTGGCAACTGCTATTGGATCAGTTATCTCATGTTTCATCATGTTATTACATTTCTTATCAAAGTCGAATACATTATATCTTGTGAAACCTACACATATCTTTCTTAAATTCAAAAAGATTTGTGTCACTGGATTTTCGACGTTCTTTATAGATATAGCAATGGGCATTCTTACAATTCTTTTCAATCGACAAATCATGAAATATCTAGGTACAAATGCTCTTTCAATTTATGGCATTATTGTTAATATAAGCACTTTTGTTCAATGCTGTGCTTACAGTGTTGGACAAGCTTCACAACCTATTATTTCTATGAACTATGGTGCAAAACAAGGGGATAGAATCAAGGAAACCTTAAAGTATGCGCTCTGTTCAGTCGCTTTCTTTAGCATCTTATGGAGTGCATTATCGCTTTGCATACCCAACATATTTGTTACATTTTTTATGAAACCAACTGATGAAATACTTGCAATGGCTCCAGCTATTATAAGCATATATGGACTTTCATTTATATTACTGCCATTCAATATTTTTTCTACTTATTATTTTCAGGCATTATTAAAACCGCAAATATCTTTTATTATTTCCATAACAAGAGGATTAATTGTTAGTGGTATTTTGATTTTCTTACTCCCACTATTGAATGTTCATTATATTTGGTTCACTATGTTATTTACAGAGATAATTGTCGCATTCTTCTCAGTTATCTCAATGATATACTACACAAAATCTTTACCTGCTAAAACCCACTAA